GATGCTGCATCCAGACCTGTAGAACTCAGAATTTTCAATACTCTCGGTCAGGCTGTGACCACTCTCGTCGAGGGCGATCTGCAGCCCGGAGTGCATCACTTCACATGGAATGGCAGAGACTCTTACGGCGAAGAGGTTGCCAGCGGTGTCTACTTCTATCGCCTTACTGTAGATGACGCCCGCTCCACCAAGAAAATGGTGTTGATGAAGTAGAGCTCGATTGCGTATCATATCTGCAGACAGACTTCAATCCGGCAACTCCACGGAACTCACACTTTCGAATAACGTATGGAATCATGGGCAATAGTGCTGGCTCAACTGGAGAACAATGACCTTGACACCATGTATCCAATTTCATAAGTTTCGTGTGAATCCAAGGGAGGGAGAGAGATTATGAGAATTCAACTTAGCCTAATTCTGTTACTGTCGCTTCTGGCGGTGATCCTCATGCCATCAGTCACCCTTGCCGGTAAGGACGATGCAGGTGAAAAGATTGGCGATTCGGTTTATGTGGATAACAAGTTCGGGTTTTCGTTTGAGAAGCCGGCCACCTGGAAATTCAAGGATATTCACAAGAATAAGGACGTCGAAAGGGTGCTTCTGCTTCAAGATAATCCGACCGTCCCGGCGCGCTATACCAGATTTCGGCAGCTTTTCACACAGCCGCAGATCACAGTTCTGGCATGCGAGATTGACCAGAACCCCAAGGAATATATGGACTTCCTTCTTGCGGAGGACGGGAAAGACGATCTGAAGAAGAAGGCCTTGGACAAGTTTCTGCTGTTTCAACAGGATTCCAAATATACTTTCGAGCCGCAACGACCAAGGTCTGTGAAAGTCGGTGGTCACCACGGTATCAAGATCGTCGGCAAGAAGCAGTACTCATATCAGACGGAAGAGACTGGCGCAATGTCCGATTATTTGTTCGGATATATCTATATCATAAATGCTGAGAATGGCCTTGTAGTAATGGAATTTGTTTGTGAAAGAGAGATTCAGGAGCAACTGGAACCCGATTTCGATTTCTTGATCAGTAGCTTCACGTTCACGGATAGCGATAAGGACAGCGACGTTAAGGATAGTGATTCGACGGAGGAATAGGAATACCCGGCTTTTTGTTTGACAATGCGCCAATGCACGGATAGTATTCAGGAGTTCGGGTAAAGGAGGAACCATGTGGGCA
This genomic window from Candidatus Zixiibacteriota bacterium contains:
- a CDS encoding T9SS type A sorting domain-containing protein, producing DAASRPVELRIFNTLGQAVTTLVEGDLQPGVHHFTWNGRDSYGEEVASGVYFYRLTVDDARSTKKMVLMK